A genomic window from Agrobacterium tumefaciens includes:
- a CDS encoding ABC transporter permease, with translation MNFDFFRFSPGTYLAPAVDWLNTNFHPFFAAVTNLIESVLGAIEAVLLYPPAFALIAVATLLAFFAINLKAAIVTVLALAFCFFAGLWTQSMQTLALVTVAVIISVSIAFPLGILASRHKRFETALRPVLDIMQTVPPWVYLIPAVMIFSLGRVPAIIATIVYGVPPMLRLTTLAFNQVPKDLLELGQASGASPRAILFKIEIPSATPTLLVGLNQCILLSLAMVVLAGLVGAGGLGAEVTRGLTRMEMGPGLRAGLAIVAIAILLDRLSRGALQGRRVSAGGNGAH, from the coding sequence ATGAACTTCGATTTCTTCCGATTTTCTCCGGGCACCTATCTCGCACCCGCCGTGGACTGGCTGAATACCAATTTCCACCCGTTTTTCGCCGCGGTAACCAACCTCATCGAGAGCGTTCTCGGTGCAATCGAAGCCGTGCTGCTCTATCCGCCCGCCTTTGCCCTGATTGCGGTCGCGACATTGCTCGCCTTTTTCGCCATCAATCTCAAGGCCGCAATCGTAACGGTGCTTGCGCTTGCCTTCTGCTTCTTCGCCGGCCTCTGGACACAATCCATGCAAACCCTGGCGCTGGTCACGGTGGCTGTCATCATTTCGGTGTCGATCGCCTTTCCGCTCGGCATCCTGGCGTCCCGCCATAAACGTTTCGAGACAGCCCTCCGCCCCGTGCTCGACATCATGCAGACCGTACCGCCATGGGTCTATCTCATCCCGGCGGTGATGATCTTCAGCCTGGGCCGCGTGCCCGCGATCATCGCCACGATCGTCTACGGCGTGCCACCCATGCTGCGCCTCACCACACTCGCCTTCAACCAGGTGCCGAAGGACTTGCTCGAACTTGGACAGGCGAGCGGCGCCTCGCCCCGTGCGATCCTCTTCAAGATCGAAATCCCGTCCGCCACGCCAACGCTTCTGGTCGGCCTCAACCAGTGCATCCTGCTGTCGCTGGCCATGGTCGTTCTTGCCGGGCTTGTCGGTGCGGGCGGACTTGGCGCTGAAGTCACGCGTGGATTGACGCGAATGGAAATGGGGCCAGGCCTAAGAGCCGGACTGGCCATCGTCGCTATCGCCATTCTCCTCGACCGACTGTCCAGAGGCGCGCTACAGGGCCGCAGGGTATCGGCCGGAGGAAACGGCGCGCACTGA
- a CDS encoding 4-hydroxyproline epimerase → MRHSFFCIDSHTCGNPVRLVAGGGPLLPHLPIAERRDIFVRDHDWVRQALMFEPRGHDVMSGAIIYPAYRQDCDFAVIFIEVSGCLPMCGAGTIGLVTAAIEEGLVIPKVPGRLSIETPAGKVDIQYEKPADFVESVRMFNVASYLHAADVDVEVPGLGRLAVDVAYGGNYYAVVEPQAAWPGLDGMSASDIVDLSRKLRDALSQISNPVHPEDERISGVHHAIWCDKPVSVDADGRGAVFYGDKAIDRSPGGTGTSARMAQLHGKGRLKTGDTFRQESLIGTIFEGRIEEETAVGSFSGIMPSVSGWARIIGHNTIFVDDRDPLARGFQIG, encoded by the coding sequence ATGCGCCACAGCTTCTTCTGCATCGATTCCCACACCTGCGGAAACCCCGTTCGCCTCGTCGCGGGCGGCGGGCCGCTGTTGCCGCATCTTCCGATCGCTGAGCGCCGCGACATATTCGTTCGCGACCACGACTGGGTACGGCAGGCGTTGATGTTCGAGCCGCGCGGCCACGATGTGATGTCGGGCGCGATCATCTATCCGGCCTACCGACAGGACTGCGATTTCGCGGTGATCTTCATCGAGGTCAGCGGATGCCTGCCCATGTGCGGCGCCGGCACCATCGGGCTTGTGACGGCGGCTATCGAGGAGGGTCTAGTGATCCCTAAGGTGCCGGGAAGGCTGTCAATTGAGACGCCCGCCGGAAAGGTCGATATTCAATACGAGAAGCCCGCAGACTTCGTCGAATCCGTCCGCATGTTCAATGTCGCCAGCTATCTCCACGCTGCCGATGTGGATGTCGAGGTTCCGGGCCTCGGTCGGCTCGCCGTCGATGTCGCCTATGGCGGCAACTATTATGCGGTGGTCGAGCCGCAAGCCGCCTGGCCCGGTCTCGACGGCATGTCGGCCAGCGATATCGTCGATCTCAGCCGCAAGCTGCGCGACGCGCTTTCCCAAATCTCCAATCCCGTGCATCCCGAAGACGAGAGAATAAGCGGCGTGCACCATGCCATCTGGTGCGACAAACCGGTTTCAGTCGATGCGGATGGGCGCGGCGCAGTGTTTTACGGCGACAAGGCCATCGACCGCTCCCCCGGCGGCACAGGCACCTCGGCCCGCATGGCGCAGCTCCACGGCAAGGGTCGTCTAAAGACCGGGGACACATTCCGTCAGGAAAGCCTGATCGGCACGATCTTCGAAGGCAGGATCGAGGAAGAGACGGCAGTCGGCAGCTTCAGCGGCATAATGCCGAGCGTCTCCGGCTGGGCGCGGATCATTGGGCACAACACCATATTCGTGGATGATCGCGATCCGCTTGCCCGCGGATTTCAGATCGGGTGA
- a CDS encoding NAD(P)/FAD-dependent oxidoreductase, with protein sequence MTILNVRRLPVENGISGWEAISERSFPVRSLEGNVTADWLVIGAGFAGLSAARRLTQLRPGDRIVVLDASEVGKGTSGRNSGFMIDVPHNLASGEYSSGAADATKLEMEQNRSAIKFSTEAAAEYGMSRQTFDPAGKINAAATARGLKLNQSFGLSLKNTGEKHRFLDAAEMRALTGSDYYLGGLYTPGAVLIQPADYIRELAAGLSPKVDLFENSPVTALRHENHIWTAVTPKGGVSAPKVILGVNGHIDDFGHFDGRLMHIFAYASITAPFPADTFGRSVSGEDKWALLPADAMGATVRKITSGGQSRIAIRTKYTYETTVGISERRLAKMAQAHRRSLDARFPGLGNIGFEHSWAGRLCLSRNHVPAFGEIEEGLYSACCENGLGTVKSTLAGMMAAELATGNASRHLEEYMDHPKPTRLPPEPFAWLGINSVIRLQELRAGREG encoded by the coding sequence ATGACGATCCTGAACGTCAGGCGTTTGCCGGTCGAAAACGGCATCTCGGGCTGGGAGGCGATCAGTGAACGTTCCTTCCCGGTCCGCAGTTTGGAAGGCAACGTAACGGCGGACTGGCTGGTCATCGGCGCGGGTTTTGCGGGTCTTTCCGCTGCGCGCCGCCTCACGCAGCTTCGTCCAGGCGACAGGATCGTCGTTCTCGATGCGAGCGAGGTGGGCAAGGGAACCTCGGGCCGCAATTCCGGCTTCATGATCGACGTTCCCCACAACCTCGCCTCCGGTGAATATTCGAGCGGCGCGGCCGACGCCACCAAACTCGAGATGGAGCAGAACCGGTCGGCGATAAAATTTTCCACCGAAGCAGCGGCGGAATACGGAATGTCGCGCCAGACATTCGATCCGGCCGGAAAGATCAATGCCGCCGCCACCGCCCGGGGACTGAAACTCAACCAGAGTTTCGGCCTGTCGCTGAAAAACACCGGCGAAAAACACCGTTTCCTCGACGCCGCCGAAATGCGCGCGCTGACCGGATCGGACTACTATCTCGGCGGGCTTTATACACCGGGAGCCGTGCTGATCCAGCCGGCGGACTATATTCGCGAACTGGCCGCCGGCCTGTCGCCGAAGGTGGATCTGTTCGAAAATTCGCCTGTCACGGCGCTCAGACACGAAAATCACATCTGGACGGCGGTGACGCCGAAGGGCGGCGTTAGCGCCCCGAAGGTCATTCTGGGGGTCAACGGCCATATCGACGATTTTGGCCATTTTGACGGACGGCTGATGCATATCTTCGCCTATGCGTCGATCACCGCGCCCTTTCCGGCGGACACTTTCGGCCGCAGCGTATCGGGCGAAGACAAGTGGGCGCTGCTGCCCGCCGATGCGATGGGCGCAACCGTGCGCAAGATCACCTCGGGCGGCCAGTCACGCATCGCGATCCGCACGAAATATACCTATGAGACGACGGTTGGCATCAGCGAGCGGCGGCTTGCGAAGATGGCGCAGGCGCATCGGCGCTCGCTCGACGCCCGCTTTCCCGGCCTCGGCAATATCGGCTTCGAGCACAGCTGGGCCGGCAGGCTTTGTCTCAGCCGCAATCATGTGCCCGCCTTCGGCGAGATCGAGGAGGGGCTTTATTCCGCCTGCTGCGAGAACGGGCTAGGCACCGTGAAAAGCACGCTTGCCGGCATGATGGCGGCGGAACTGGCGACCGGCAACGCTTCCAGACACCTTGAGGAATACATGGATCATCCCAAGCCCACCCGGCTGCCGCCGGAACCATTCGCGTGGCTCGGCATCAATTCGGTGATCCGTTTGCAGGAATTGCGTGCAGGCCGCGAGGGATGA
- a CDS encoding quaternary amine ABC transporter ATP-binding protein translates to MNEPNEVLVDCQNVWKIFGARAQAAVKAVSERGLSKKQILEDFDCVVGVSDASLQVRRGEIFCIMGLSGSGKSTLIRLLNRLIEPSVGKITVKGKDIARLNAAELRELRARNIAMVFQSVALLPYRTVLENAGFSLEVRGVAKDERNRIARAALEKVGLADWTSRYPHELSGGMQQRVGLARALTADPEIILMDEPFSALDPLIRRQLQDEFRQLTKSLGKSAVFITHDLEEAIRIGDRIAIMKDGVIVQVGTAEDIVTKPADDYVADFVAGISRIHLVKAYSVMQPVAEFAASQPQCDIGTLLRASPQDDIGALIDLTMQSDHDAVAVVEKDTVIGIVTTRDLLRGVAGTAQEESVAA, encoded by the coding sequence ATGAACGAACCCAACGAAGTGTTGGTTGATTGCCAAAACGTCTGGAAGATTTTTGGCGCGCGGGCGCAGGCCGCCGTGAAGGCCGTCTCCGAACGCGGATTGTCAAAGAAGCAGATACTAGAAGATTTCGACTGTGTCGTCGGCGTCTCCGACGCCAGCCTTCAGGTTCGCCGTGGCGAGATCTTCTGCATCATGGGGCTTTCCGGCAGCGGTAAATCCACCCTGATTCGGCTCCTCAACCGCCTCATAGAGCCAAGTGTCGGCAAAATCACGGTGAAGGGCAAGGATATCGCCAGACTGAACGCCGCCGAATTGCGCGAATTGCGCGCCCGCAACATCGCCATGGTGTTTCAGAGCGTAGCGCTGCTGCCTTATCGGACGGTGCTTGAAAACGCCGGTTTCAGTCTTGAGGTTCGAGGCGTAGCGAAAGACGAGCGCAACCGCATAGCCCGCGCGGCGCTTGAAAAGGTGGGCCTCGCCGACTGGACGTCGCGGTATCCCCACGAATTGTCAGGAGGCATGCAGCAGCGCGTCGGACTTGCCCGCGCCCTGACCGCCGACCCGGAAATCATTCTCATGGACGAGCCGTTCAGCGCGCTCGACCCTCTTATCCGTCGGCAGCTCCAGGACGAATTTCGGCAATTGACGAAATCGCTCGGCAAGTCCGCTGTCTTCATCACCCATGACCTCGAAGAGGCCATCCGCATCGGCGACCGCATCGCCATCATGAAGGACGGCGTCATCGTGCAGGTGGGAACCGCCGAGGATATCGTCACCAAACCCGCTGACGACTATGTCGCCGATTTCGTGGCAGGCATCTCCAGAATCCATCTGGTGAAGGCCTATTCGGTTATGCAGCCGGTTGCGGAATTTGCGGCCTCGCAGCCCCAGTGCGATATCGGCACGCTGCTCAGGGCTTCGCCACAGGACGATATCGGCGCGCTGATCGATCTGACGATGCAGTCTGACCACGATGCCGTCGCGGTGGTCGAAAAAGATACCGTCATCGGCATCGTCACCACCCGCGACCTTCTTCGCGGTGTGGCCGGAACAGCGCAAGAAGAATCCGTGGCGGCATAG
- a CDS encoding aldehyde dehydrogenase, which produces MHEPLTAAEYRAIAAKLQLPANAFIDGAFVPAKSGKTFTSTNPATGETLAEIAACDASDVDFAVAKAREAFEDGRWRNLAPADRKAILIDFAKLLETNRHELAVMESLDSGKPVRECQTVDVPDTIHTIRWHAELIDKLYDNTAPVTGNALAMIVREPVGVVGCVLPWNFPLLMLAWKIGPALASGCSVIVKPAAETTLTTLRVAELAHEAGIPAGVFNVVTGGGKEVGEPIGLHMDVDMVAFTGSTPTGRRFLRYAADSNLKRVVLECGGKNPAVVLDDAEDLDLVAEQVVNGAFWNMGENCSASSRLIVDAKIKDELLQRIGAYMREWKMGDPLDPENRIGALVSKAHFDKVHSFLEDVKTEKLVIVHGGKTEKGIFIEPTVVDKVTPTSRLFKEEIFGPILSVTSFNTLAEAVSLANDTNYGLAASVYTASLRKAIRLSREIRAGIVTVNCFGEGDATTPFGGYKESGFGGRDKSIFAHDNYCELKTIWFDISDRSVDETVR; this is translated from the coding sequence ATGCATGAACCTTTGACCGCCGCCGAATACCGCGCGATCGCCGCCAAACTACAACTGCCCGCCAATGCCTTCATCGACGGCGCTTTCGTGCCGGCGAAATCGGGCAAGACATTCACCTCGACCAACCCCGCCACCGGCGAAACGCTCGCCGAAATCGCCGCCTGTGACGCGAGCGATGTGGATTTCGCCGTCGCCAAGGCGCGGGAGGCCTTCGAGGACGGCCGCTGGCGCAATCTCGCGCCAGCCGACCGCAAGGCGATCCTGATCGACTTCGCAAAACTTCTGGAAACCAACCGGCACGAACTGGCCGTCATGGAAAGCCTGGACAGCGGCAAACCGGTCCGCGAGTGCCAGACGGTCGATGTTCCCGATACGATCCATACCATTCGCTGGCATGCCGAACTGATTGACAAACTTTACGACAATACCGCCCCGGTCACCGGCAATGCGCTTGCCATGATCGTGCGCGAACCCGTCGGCGTCGTCGGCTGCGTCCTGCCGTGGAATTTCCCGCTTTTGATGCTCGCCTGGAAGATCGGCCCGGCGCTTGCCTCCGGTTGTTCGGTCATCGTCAAGCCGGCGGCGGAAACCACGCTGACGACGTTGCGCGTCGCCGAACTCGCCCATGAGGCCGGCATTCCGGCCGGCGTCTTCAACGTCGTCACCGGGGGCGGCAAGGAAGTCGGCGAGCCGATCGGCCTGCATATGGATGTCGACATGGTGGCCTTCACCGGCTCCACGCCGACCGGACGGCGGTTCCTGCGTTACGCCGCCGATTCCAACCTCAAGCGCGTCGTGCTCGAATGCGGCGGCAAGAACCCGGCGGTGGTGCTGGATGATGCCGAAGACCTCGATCTCGTCGCCGAACAGGTCGTCAACGGCGCGTTCTGGAACATGGGCGAGAATTGCTCGGCCTCCTCGCGGCTGATCGTCGACGCGAAGATCAAGGACGAACTGCTTCAGCGGATCGGCGCCTATATGCGCGAATGGAAGATGGGTGACCCGCTCGACCCGGAAAACCGCATCGGCGCGCTGGTCAGCAAGGCCCATTTCGACAAGGTCCACTCCTTCCTCGAGGATGTGAAGACCGAGAAGCTTGTCATCGTTCACGGAGGCAAGACCGAGAAAGGCATCTTCATCGAGCCCACGGTGGTCGACAAGGTGACGCCGACGAGCCGTCTCTTCAAGGAAGAAATCTTCGGGCCCATCCTGTCGGTGACGAGTTTCAACACGCTGGCCGAAGCGGTCAGTCTCGCGAATGACACGAATTACGGCCTTGCGGCGTCCGTCTATACCGCAAGCCTGCGTAAGGCGATCCGGCTGTCGCGCGAAATCCGCGCCGGCATCGTGACGGTCAACTGCTTCGGCGAGGGTGACGCCACCACGCCCTTCGGCGGTTACAAGGAATCCGGTTTCGGCGGGCGCGACAAGTCGATTTTCGCGCATGACAATTATTGCGAACTCAAGACGATCTGGTTCGACATATCGGATCGTTCGGTGGACGAGACGGTCAGATGA
- a CDS encoding dihydrodipicolinate synthase family protein: MKFEGIYTPAITPLGSDGQIDRDGFAAVLEQLIEARVHGIIVGGSTGEYYAQTAQERFDLAAYAKQVIGTRLPLIVGTGATRTEDSIDYAKAAKEIGADAILVSSPPYALPTERENAVHALAVDRAANLPIMLYNYPARMGVVMGEEYFSRVGKSKNVVAIKESSGDMGNLHLLARKFPHIALSCGWDDQALEFFAWGARSWVCAGSNFLPREHVALYEACVLEKNFNKGRAIMTAMLPLMDFLECGKFVQSIKHGCEIIGLKAGPVRAPLRPLNSEEKRTLQTVVATLKRTVAQITSGANHA; this comes from the coding sequence TTGAAGTTCGAAGGCATATATACTCCGGCGATCACGCCGCTTGGGTCCGATGGGCAGATCGACCGTGACGGTTTCGCAGCCGTTCTGGAGCAGCTGATCGAAGCCCGCGTCCACGGCATCATCGTCGGCGGTTCCACGGGTGAATATTACGCGCAGACGGCGCAGGAGCGCTTCGATCTCGCCGCTTACGCCAAGCAGGTCATCGGTACGCGGCTGCCGCTGATCGTCGGCACTGGCGCCACGCGCACCGAGGATTCCATTGACTATGCCAAGGCCGCGAAGGAAATCGGGGCGGACGCCATTCTCGTCTCCTCGCCGCCCTATGCGCTGCCGACGGAGCGTGAAAATGCGGTCCATGCGCTGGCCGTCGACCGCGCCGCCAATCTGCCGATCATGCTCTACAACTATCCCGCCCGCATGGGCGTGGTGATGGGGGAAGAGTATTTCTCCCGCGTCGGCAAATCGAAAAACGTCGTCGCCATCAAGGAAAGCTCCGGCGATATGGGCAACCTGCATCTGCTCGCCCGCAAGTTCCCGCATATCGCGCTCTCCTGCGGCTGGGACGACCAGGCGCTCGAATTTTTCGCCTGGGGTGCGAGAAGCTGGGTCTGCGCGGGCTCGAATTTCCTGCCGCGCGAACATGTGGCGCTCTACGAAGCCTGCGTTCTCGAAAAGAATTTCAACAAGGGCCGCGCGATCATGACCGCGATGCTGCCGCTGATGGATTTCCTCGAATGCGGAAAATTCGTGCAGTCCATCAAGCACGGCTGCGAGATCATCGGCCTGAAGGCCGGTCCCGTCCGCGCGCCGCTCAGGCCGCTCAATTCCGAGGAAAAACGCACCCTCCAGACTGTCGTCGCCACCTTGAAGCGCACGGTCGCCCAGATTACGTCGGGAGCCAATCATGCATGA
- a CDS encoding glycine betaine ABC transporter substrate-binding protein codes for MKTLWKALCAAAMIGMTVFSAKAAEKTITVGTMSWEDLTPITGITKKVLEDSGYAVKVVSFSEWGIAYAALSKGDIQLLASQTDYVAQDYWDKNKRRLEKISPVSHGLYQAIAVPKYVTIDSIDQLNDNADKFGGKIIGIEPGSGLMRDAGNAVKDYGLKLQLVEGSTAAMTAALKSAIDRKEWVAVTIWEPSWMMQRYDVKFLKDPKAVFPPPQSYYWIGQKGFSEKYPHAREVVASIYVPLADITTINGAVNDGKTMDQAVKEWTDSHADLLKRWENIKGE; via the coding sequence ATGAAGACTTTATGGAAAGCGCTCTGCGCGGCTGCGATGATCGGCATGACGGTATTCTCCGCCAAAGCGGCGGAAAAGACGATTACGGTGGGTACGATGTCCTGGGAGGATCTCACGCCCATCACCGGGATCACCAAGAAGGTACTTGAGGATTCCGGTTACGCCGTGAAAGTCGTGTCGTTCTCGGAATGGGGTATTGCCTATGCCGCCCTCTCCAAAGGAGACATCCAGCTTCTAGCCTCGCAGACCGACTACGTCGCTCAGGACTACTGGGACAAGAATAAGCGACGTCTGGAAAAGATTTCGCCGGTGTCGCATGGTCTCTACCAGGCGATCGCAGTTCCGAAATACGTGACGATCGACTCGATTGATCAGTTGAACGACAACGCCGACAAGTTCGGGGGCAAGATCATCGGGATCGAGCCGGGTTCAGGCCTGATGCGCGATGCCGGCAATGCCGTCAAGGATTACGGTCTGAAGCTCCAGCTCGTCGAAGGCAGCACGGCCGCGATGACCGCCGCTCTGAAATCGGCAATCGACCGCAAGGAATGGGTCGCCGTCACGATCTGGGAACCTTCCTGGATGATGCAGCGATACGACGTCAAGTTCCTCAAGGATCCGAAGGCCGTATTCCCGCCGCCGCAGAGCTATTACTGGATCGGCCAGAAGGGTTTCTCCGAGAAATATCCGCATGCGCGTGAAGTGGTCGCCAGCATTTATGTGCCGCTTGCCGACATCACCACGATCAATGGTGCGGTCAATGACGGCAAGACAATGGACCAGGCGGTCAAGGAATGGACCGACAGCCACGCCGATCTTCTGAAGCGCTGGGAAAATATCAAGGGCGAATGA
- a CDS encoding ABC transporter permease gives MDTSIITDRFDIWTEDALGWIGDNGEGLFDFVSWLLEGSYDGILWLLQLASPVVVALIAVLLGWRLINLAAGILAGVALLFCATIGLWAETMSTLALVTTATILALLVGIPLGILAGFAKSLDRVLEPVLDLIQTMPPYIYLLPAIALLGYGPATALIATVIVAMPPAIRLTSLGIRMTPREFIELGHASGLTPWQMFTKIRLPFAIPSVMAGINQSLMMAFGMVVIAGIVGSGGLGETIYGAVRTLDIATSINAAIAIVILTMVLDRLTQSAASRAKAGAR, from the coding sequence ATGGATACCTCGATCATCACGGACCGTTTCGATATCTGGACGGAGGATGCGCTTGGCTGGATCGGCGATAATGGCGAGGGGCTGTTCGATTTCGTCAGCTGGCTGCTTGAGGGCAGCTACGACGGCATCCTGTGGCTGCTCCAGCTTGCCTCGCCCGTCGTCGTCGCACTCATCGCCGTCCTGCTCGGCTGGCGGTTGATCAACCTGGCAGCCGGCATTCTCGCCGGGGTCGCGCTGCTTTTCTGCGCGACCATTGGGCTGTGGGCCGAAACCATGAGCACCCTGGCGCTTGTCACGACCGCAACGATCCTCGCTCTGCTGGTCGGCATTCCGCTTGGCATCCTTGCGGGATTCGCCAAATCGCTCGACCGGGTGCTCGAACCCGTGCTCGATCTGATCCAGACCATGCCGCCTTACATCTATCTCCTGCCTGCGATCGCCCTCCTGGGCTACGGGCCGGCGACGGCGCTCATCGCCACCGTCATCGTCGCCATGCCGCCCGCCATCCGGTTGACCTCGCTCGGTATCCGCATGACGCCACGGGAATTCATCGAACTGGGTCACGCAAGCGGGCTGACACCCTGGCAGATGTTCACGAAGATCAGGCTGCCTTTCGCCATACCCAGCGTCATGGCTGGCATCAACCAGAGCCTGATGATGGCTTTCGGGATGGTCGTCATCGCGGGTATCGTCGGTTCCGGCGGCCTCGGCGAAACGATCTACGGGGCAGTACGCACGCTGGATATCGCCACCTCCATCAACGCCGCGATCGCGATCGTCATTCTGACCATGGTGCTGGACAGGCTCACACAAAGCGCGGCAAGTCGCGCAAAGGCAGGTGCAAGATGA
- a CDS encoding GntR family transcriptional regulator, translated as MKNGKNGLYEDIKHQILTMELDPDQDLDEVSLGARYGLSRTPVREIFRRLEGEGYIDIRANRGARVIPMNHQTLRHFFLVAPMIYAAIGRLAVQNFRPKQLGELRDTQERFRTAILKGDAPAMVVENNHFHALIGDMSGNVYLQASLGRLLIDHARIGHTFYRPRNDDMRERLKLAVEHHDGFIAAIEKHDEDAVVDLVFEHWELSRENMEMFIAPQGMKADALVEVPVAAMEKSS; from the coding sequence ATGAAAAACGGCAAGAACGGCTTGTATGAAGATATCAAGCATCAGATTCTGACGATGGAACTCGACCCCGATCAGGATCTCGATGAGGTGAGCCTCGGCGCACGCTACGGCCTGTCGCGCACGCCTGTCCGAGAAATTTTTCGCCGTCTCGAGGGTGAGGGTTATATCGACATTCGGGCAAATCGTGGCGCGCGTGTCATTCCGATGAATCACCAGACGCTTCGGCACTTCTTTCTGGTTGCACCGATGATCTATGCCGCGATCGGCCGCCTTGCCGTACAGAATTTCCGGCCGAAACAGCTTGGCGAATTGAGGGACACGCAGGAGCGGTTCCGCACGGCCATCCTGAAGGGCGATGCGCCGGCCATGGTCGTGGAAAACAACCATTTCCACGCGCTGATCGGCGACATGTCCGGCAACGTTTATCTGCAGGCGAGCCTCGGGCGACTGCTGATCGATCACGCCCGCATCGGCCACACGTTTTACCGGCCGCGCAATGACGACATGCGCGAACGCCTGAAGCTTGCCGTCGAGCATCATGACGGTTTCATCGCAGCGATTGAAAAGCATGACGAGGACGCCGTTGTCGATCTGGTCTTCGAGCATTGGGAATTGTCGCGCGAGAACATGGAAATGTTCATCGCACCACAGGGAATGAAGGCGGATGCCCTCGTTGAGGTGCCCGTCGCAGCGATGGAGAAATCGTCTTGA